TTGACGACCAAATCCATAATCACTTTCAAGCCATTTTCATGCGCCAAAGTCAACAATTGTTTGAGATCAGTAAGGCTGCCAAACAAGTCATCAATCGCATAATAGTCCGCGATATCATAGCCTCCATCAACCTGCGGACTTTTATAAACCGGATTGAGCCATATAAAATCAACGCCTAAATCACGCAAATAAGGTAATTTTTCAATAATCCCTTGAAGGTCACCAATTCCGTCAGCATTGGAATCTTTGAACGACTTGGGATAAATTTGATAACCGACCATTTTGTGAAAATCTGTTTTCTTTTTCTTCATCATTACTCTATTTTTCTCTCGTTTAGAACTTTCGATTATTTTTTTAAAATCACTGTGCTATAAGGTGGAATGACAAGTTTTCCGTCAGTAATTTGGGCAGTTTTTCCACTGACGGAAATCACGTCAGCAATTTCTCTGCCGACCACTGCTTTTGGTAAGCTGACGTGCGTTTCTTCTGTCGCCGAAAAATTATTGATGAGGGTCAAATCCTTGCCATAATTGAGGACAGAAAGATTAGTTTTGCTGACGGAAATTTGTTTCACTCTAGCTTTGGCAATCTCAGGGTATTTTGCTTTGATACGTAGGATTTTCTTGTACCAATTGAGTAAGGAGTTCGGGTTAGCTTCTTGTTGAGCGACATTTCCTCCGTCAGTTGTTGCCACTTCTGTCGCCCCTGGCACTGCTACGTCTGCCTTTGTCATATCTGTTCCCACAGAATCCCACGGCATGGGCAAACGTTTATTTTGATCAAGCCCAGATCCCGTAAGCCCCACTTCTTCGCCATAATAAATAAAAGGATTTCCAGGCAATAGAAGGTAGGCTTGTGCAGCCATTTTCTTCATCGGCAAACTACTCAAGAGCGTTGCCGAGCGATCGGTGTCATGATTGCTCAAAAATGGCGCATCAATAGCTTGAGTAGAATCCTTATGAATCTCCTGATCCCAAGCCTCAATTTGCTGAGCAAATAAATCGCCCTCTCCCAAGACCAAAGCCGAATTTATCGGACTGCTACTTGATTGCAAGGCATTCGGAAAATCAAACAAACTGTCAATGCCAGAATGATAAACATCATCAATCGCCGAAGCCGTCGAGAAGACCTCGCCCACCAAGTAAGCTTTCGCATCCTGCTTTTTGACCGTATCTGTCAGCCATTTGGTAAATGCAGTCGTTTTCTTATCATCATTAGAAAAATAAAAGCCCACCGCGTCTAAGCGAAAACCAGAACCCCCTTTATCCAACCAGAATTTTGTGATTTTAGCAATCTCTTTTTTGACCTCAGGATTAGCAAGATTAAGGTCAGGCATTGATTGATCAAACTCGGATTCATAA
The DNA window shown above is from Lactococcus sp. S-13 and carries:
- a CDS encoding alpha-amylase family glycosyl hydrolase; the encoded protein is MKNKIVLLATAVLALSVLTACQQPAKSSSAAKKTEVSKKVDSSLYRNFYEVFTSSYADSNRDGVGDLKGITQHLDYLNTGNKSSTSDLKVQGLWMTPIFASPSYHGYDVTNYEEINPKFGTMADFENLIAQAKKRGIAVILDMPFNHTATDNIWFQKALSGDKKYEAYYNWSDTAKEGYSLASNGKYYESEFDQSMPDLNLANPEVKKEIAKITKFWLDKGGSGFRLDAVGFYFSNDDKKTTAFTKWLTDTVKKQDAKAYLVGEVFSTASAIDDVYHSGIDSLFDFPNALQSSSSPINSALVLGEGDLFAQQIEAWDQEIHKDSTQAIDAPFLSNHDTDRSATLLSSLPMKKMAAQAYLLLPGNPFIYYGEEVGLTGSGLDQNKRLPMPWDSVGTDMTKADVAVPGATEVATTDGGNVAQQEANPNSLLNWYKKILRIKAKYPEIAKARVKQISVSKTNLSVLNYGKDLTLINNFSATEETHVSLPKAVVGREIADVISVSGKTAQITDGKLVIPPYSTVILKK